tggtcagggaactaagatgctgtaTGgtgctgcacagtgcagccaaaaaacaaaagagagaattgTGTATTTAGAAAGTCTCTTTGGCATCTTAGATGTTTCACATTAGAGATATCTATTAAAAGTTAAGTGAGCCTGCCTGAAGTAGCTTGACTTTACAAATGAGATCAGCATTTCAAAGGCCAGGGTTTTAATTCATTACTTTaataaattatacattaaaaagtCTCCTCTAAGTGGTCCCTCCTCCTGTGCCCAAAAGTCAGGGAAAAGGACATGAAAACCCACATCTTGTGGATTATTTTGAGTGGCTGGCGGGGTCCCCATGGGGCAGAACGGGTTTGAAGGCAAGGCCCCTTTGGTCCTGACAGATGAGGCTCTGGTACTGAAAGCATGGGTAGGTGAGGGTCTGGGCCCTGAGGCAGCCATGAACTTGGCCTTGGGGTCAGTGCTGCCTACTAACTTCTGCTCCTGACTTCCAGCGCCAAGAAGAGGGAGGGTGAGCTCACGGTGGCCCAGGGCCGCGTCAGGGACCTGGAGTCCGTGTTCCACCGAAGTGAGGCCGAGCTCGCGGCCGCACTTAGTGACAAGCGCACCTTGGAGAACGATGTGGCAGAACTGCGGGCCCAGCTGGCTAAGGTAGCTGCAGGCGGTGCAGGCTGTGGGCTcccccttcacccccacccctgcccagtcCACACCCCAGGGGAGTTTGGGGACTCGGGATCCCCAAGGACCTCACGTGGCAGCAGACAGCGTCACCAGCTGCTTGTCCCACGTTTCCAGGCGGAGGATGGGCATGCGGTGGCTAAGAAGCAGCTGGAGAAGGAGACGCTGATGCGCGTGGACCTGGAGAACCGCTGCCAGAGCCTGCAGGAGGAGCTGGCCTTCCGCAAGGATGTCTTTGAGGAGGTGGGtcgtcccccccaccccccagcggGAGCCAGGGTGTTCCCCCActtcctgcctctccctgccTTGGGGACTCATCTCCTGATCCCCGCCTCCACCATCACGCGGCTTTCTTCTGTCTGTGCATCTGCGTCTCTTATAGCGACACTTGTCCTTGGGTTTGGGGCCACCCAGATAGTCCAGGATGGTCTTGAGCCCTGTAtcttaatcacacctgcaaagacCTGTGTCCAGGAAGGCTACGTTGGCAGACTGGGGATCAGCTCATGGGCATGCTTTTTGGGGGTCATCATTCAGGCTCCTGCAGACCCTCCCTGGCCTCCTTGCCTCTGGGCCTCGGCTCCCTGGTTTGGCAGGACTGACTAGAGCCCTGGCCCCGCTGGCCTCCCGCCTGGTCCTGGCCCATTGTGCTGTCACAGCCAGATGGAACCCGGAGGCAGCCACTGTTGAGCTCACTGCGGCGTGCAGGCGGGTGAGATGCCCATGCAACTGCGGAGCGGCCTCCTGCTCCTGCCAGGCCCCACTGCAACCAGAGCCGCCCTGGATCCCGTGAGGAGGCCAAGGGGGCGGGAGGGCCCCTGAGGTGGGCCAGGGGTGGGGTGCGGGCTGAGGGTCCAACTGTGCTTCTTGGCTGTTTGTGAACACAGTGGCTTCCTGTGGACACGTTCCTATTGTCTTCATCCACGGGGCCCAGACACATGTGACTGACATCTGTGCAGGGAGTTTTGTCAAGTGGGGCTCCCCCACCTACTTTTGACCCCACCATTGCCTGGTCAGCTCCTGGTACATGTGGCCAGGGCCAGCTGGCCACTGCCATGACCCACTGCTGATCTATCCTAGACCCCAGGCTCCTGTGATGAGCcacattaggatttttttttttttttaagaattctttttttttattaacagctttattgaaatagtCCCCTACCAGAAAGCTTTCAAAGTTTACCACGTAGACTAGAGCTTAGTCCATTCCCAGAGCTGTGCAGCCATCCCCTCTTAATTCCAGAACAttacccccaaaataaattctgtaggTGTTTCCATTAGCATTCTTCCAGTTTTCCTATataacaaaactttttaaaacatacaatttaATGAAATTTAGTACAGGATAGTTCAACCATCACTGTTTAGTTCCAGAACATTCCATCATTGCAATAGAAACCCACCCCCATCAGcagtcacccccaccccctgccctagCTCCCGACAACCAGGAACCCACTCGTTCTGTGGATCAGCCTTCTCTGCACGTTTCCCATCAGTGGAATCACACCCTGtatgtccttctgtgtctgcttctctcactgagcatcCTGTTCTCAGGATCCGTCCACATGATAGCGAATGTCAGGGCTTCTCTCTTTTTCAGGGCCGGGTGATGCTCCTGTGTGTGAAGGCATAGGTGTGTTAATCGACAGTCAGCTGGGGGCTCTGGGTCATGGTTCTTGGGTGGTTGTAAATCGTGGTGTGGGTGTGAACAGGTGGCCCGGGCCTACCCCAGAGGGTCACCAGTGGCAGAGTTGGGCACCCTCGCTCAGGCCCCAGGGGAGAGTCAGGGACGCCTGTGACAGGGCCAAAGCGTGCAGTGAGCGCATGGCTATGTCCGCAGGAAGTGCGTGAGACGCGGCGGCGGCATGAGCGCCGCCTGGTGGAGGTGGACAGCAGCCGGCAGCAGGAGTATGACTTTAAGATGGCCCAGGCGCTGGAGGAATTGCGCGCCCAGCACGACGAGCAAGTGCGGCTGTACCGTCTGGAACTGGAGCAGACCTACCAAGCCAAGGTGTGCACGCGAGCATGCCTGCCGGTGGGCATTGGGCCGTCCACTCCCACCCTCTGTGCCGGCCCTCATGCCTGCCCTTGTCCCCGCAGCTGGACAACGCCAAGCTGAGCTCCGACCAGAATGACAAGGCTGCCAGCGCCGCTCGGGAGGAGCTGAAGGAGGCCCGCATGCGGGTTGAATCCCTCAGCTACCAGCTCTCCAGCCTTCAGAAGCAGGTGACTCACCAGAGCCCCAGCCCCGACCCCTCCTCGGGCCCTGTCCCGTCTCATCCCTTCCCATGCCCCCAGAGGCCTGCAGCCGAGTGGGCTTTCCCCACCGTGACGCGCGTGGACCCTGCTGCAGGCGAGCGCGGCCGAGGACCGGATCCGTGAACTAGAGGAGACCGTGGCTGGGGAGCGGGACAAGTTCCGGAAGATGCTGGACGCCAAAGAACGAGAAATGATGGAAGTGCGGGACATGATGCAGCAGCAGCTGGCCGAGTACCAGGAGCTGCTGGACGTCAAGCTGGCCCTGGACATGGAGATCAGCGCCTACCGCAAGCtgctggagggagaggaggagaggtgagcgcggcaggggcggggcgaggagagggggttgggcgAGTGCGCTGTCCCTCCCCCTCCAACACCCCACCCCTGCACCTCAGCCCCTGGTAACcccgcacccccgcccccaggctgAAGCTGTCCCCTAGCCCGTCATCGCGGATCACCATCTCTCGGGCCACAAcgagcagcagcggcagcagtgtgGCCACAGCCGGGCGCCCGGGCCGCAGCAAGCGGAAGCGGCTGGAGGTGGAGGAGCCGCCGGGCACGGGCTCCAGTGGCCTCGgctccagcagcagcaccagcagcggCGGCAGCTTCCACCTGGCGCAGCAGGCCTCTGCCTCAGGCAGCGTCAGCATCGAGGAGATCGATCTGGAGGGCAGGTTCGTGCAACTGAAGAACAGCTCTGACAAGGTGAGGCCTTGCCCCGTGCCGCGCCGCCCCTCAGGGGAGGCCCCCCGGGGTTTCCCAGCGCCCTGTGCCAACGCCAGCGCCTTTCCTCAGGATCAGTCTCTGGGCAACTGGAGGatcaagaggcaggtcctggAAGGGGAGGAGATTTCCTACAAGTTCACCCCCAAGTATGTGCTGCGGGCCGGCCAGACTGTCACGGTAGGTGGCTGCGGAGGGGCAGGTTGTGAGGTGTAgctgggatggggcagggggcCAGGGGAACCGCAGGGTGGAGCCCCGCCGCTGAGAACAGCCGCCTGCGGTAGCCAATTGCCTGTGTCCACATTTCTTCATCGGAGCCTCCCTGGAGCTCTTGGGAGGCCTGAGTGATGTGCCAGGGGTCCCCAGTGTGGGCGGGACTGGGTCTAGGTTGTCTGTCTGCGCTGGCAGGCAAAGTGCCAGCCATGTTAACAGTCACgggcacagactctagggcacctCATCCCAGCCTGGCTCATTTGCTGAGATGAAAGTCCTTGGCCACTGTGAACCTCAGTCTCTTCTTCCATACTGGGGTGATTGATTAACATCCCTGGGCCAGAATCTAAGAGGCCTAGAAGGATTAAACACCCAGGGCATCAAGGGGACCTGTGATGAATGGCTGGCTGGTGACCACTAGGACTGGAGCCCACTTTAACGGGGAGGCCTTCCTGTATCCCCAGGTGTGGGCAGCTGGAGCGGGGGTGGCTCACAGCCCCCCATCCACACTCGTGTGGAAAAGCCAGAACAGCTGGGGCACTGGTGAGAGCTTCCGGACCACCCTGGTCAATGCTGATGGGGAGGTGAGTGCCTCCCCGCTGCCTGGGTCTTGGGGCCCCTCCTGGGTGGATGGAGCCTTGGCCGCCAGGCACATGAGTGCAGCCTAGGCCTGGGCGTCCTGACTGCCTCCCCTGCAGGCTGGGctactggggtggggaggggtttgTCTGCAGCTCTCGTCTCGTACAGGAAGTGGCCATGAGAACCGTGAAGCAGTCTTCAGTGGTGCGGGAGACCGAGAATGGGGAGGAGGGCGAGGACGAGGCAGCTGAGTTTGGAGAGGAGGATCTTTTCCACCAGCAGGTAGAAGCTCCCAGGCACgggcgtgcacacacacgcacacatcccAGACCCTGTTCATGCAGCTGCCCTGGGCATCACCCAGGCCACAGAGCTCACAGCAGATAGGCTGTGGGGTCAGCTGCCCTGCCCCCTGGGCCTGCCTGTCGTGCGGACCTCTGGTACCCACCTAGGGACACCGGGAATGGGGTTGCAAAGCTGCTATATCTCAAAGTGACCCTGGTACAGCCCCAGGGCTTCTCAGCCCACCCACTGTTACTGTGATTCCTCCAGACTGGTATGCTGGTGACTTCATAATGGTtttgtggggagggtggggggcccGAGGAACCACACTGAACAAGACACAAGTGCAGGACTCTTCTGGGTCTAACACCATTGTAACGAGTCCTGTGACTCAGGAGTGAGGGAGACATGGAAGGTTCTGGAACAGGAGCCGCGGAAGCTGGGGTCGTCTTGCTGGaagctgagcttccctggtggctcaggcccCAGCCTGGTCCAGCCCCCCCTGGTGGGAGGGCCGAGGGCCACCAGCTATCTGCCTGGCCAGGTTGGCATGTGCCTGCCACACTGGGCTCACCTCACTACACCATCTTTCCTTCCAGGGGGACCCGAGGACCACCTCTCGAGGCTGCCGCGTCATGTGAACCGAACATGCCTCATCACGTCTTTCTTTACCCAGAGCCactgaaaactatttttatatcaTTGGCTTCTTTAATCCTTGGTACATTTCTAGAGAATTTTTAAGCAAACTGCCAGAGCATTGGGGGTGGGTCTCTATTGATCTTTCCTGTCGGCGGGTTTCCTGGGACCCTTCACCACTGACCAGACTCTGTTGGTGCCCTGTCCAACCAGCCCAGGAGCCTAGTGGCTAGCGGACTTTGGGGAGTccagcaggggtgggaggaggcccGTTGTCTGCGTGGGTCTCTTCTGCAGCCTGGAGTCGGGGCGGGAGAGGAGGCCTGGGATGGACAGAGCAGAACTGCATAAGGATCCCATAGTTTGTTTCATTTAAGCTTTCAAAAAAACCAAATTCAGAATCCAGCTTCTGAcctggtggggagcaggggcacCCCTGCGGTTTCCGTGACTCAGCCAACTGAGCACCCGAAGGAGGGCTGGAAGCAGCTTGTACTGTCAGACCTGGGTTTTGGGTGGTTTCTGCTCAGCCCTTGGGAGTCGGGTGTGTGGGGTGGGCCTGTCGGCTCCCTCTCTGGCTGCCGGAGCCTCACGTTTCTGGGCCTTTCTGCAGTCAACTTCCTCACCCTGTGGGACAGGCAAGAAGGAAGCTTGGGACCTGGGGGCGATTCCTCTCTGAGACTTATCCCCAGGTCAGTATCAAGGGGATGAGTGTGACAACCTTGGACATGACATCCATGTGCAACCACCGCTTTCTGCCCTCCCATCTGTGGAGGGTGACGAGGGCAAGCCGTGGGACTCCCTGACCTCCACCCTGTGCCTTGAGCACAGGTCATGcgcactcctgtgttcttgggtGCACACGGATACGCTAGCTTCCTCTGTAGCTTCCTGCTGAAACGGTGTTTCTTAGACAGACCTGCCCATGCCAGCAGACCTCTGTGGAATGCTCCGTGCCACAGCCCAGCTTCTGATCACCCAGAGACCCCCCTCCCTGCATTAGTAGACCTTTGACCCGCGCCACGTAGATACacagaagttatttttttaatggatatttatttttttacattggtCAGTACAGGTTGCCAGGCTCCCACCTCAGGGGCTCACTTAAGGGTCACTGGGACAGTCccctctgggggtggggaggtggcgtCATCAGGGGGTCTGTCCCTGTGGACTTTGCGCCCCTGGCTGACTCTTCAGAAAGCGCAGCTCAAGTCTTAAAGACGCAATACTGAGCCATGGAGGCAGGCTGGCCCCTGAAGGCAGCCTGCTTCCAGGTAGGCTGAGTGCCAGCCCCTCAGGGTTTACCCAAGGCTGGAGCAGCCCGTCCACCTCCTTTCCCTGGGAACTGCTCATGGTGAGGAGGGCCCAAGCCCCAGGACAGGAAAGTGTCAGCCACCGGCAAAACCAAGCTTCTGCCAAGTCTAGAATCTCCCTGCAGGCCAAAGCTTTGGGCATCTTTCCTTGGCTACCAGAGTCCTTGGCCCGAGGGCTGTGCTTGCCCTGTGGAGGAAAGTGGCCTCACCAGAAAAATGGTGCAGCCCATGAGGAGCTTCCTGTCCTGACAGCACCTTCTCTTTTccaccctccctcacccccacccccctgccaggAGTGCTTCCAGGTACAGGCTGCTCCCTTCCCCTGGCATAACAGGAGCTGAGTAGACCATGAGGGTCTGGAGAGCGGGATGGGGTCTGGGTGGTCCTGGGGCGAGTGGAAACTGCACTGGTCTCAGCCACACCCTTCAGGGTATTTTGGAAATCTCTGGGGATCGAAGCTGTGTCCTGGAATTCTGGGTGTGAAGCGGTTTTGCAGGCTGGGCTTGAGGACttcaggaaggaaaggagagggccCCACCCTCCCGTCAGGCCCAGAGGGCCTAAAAAACTGCAGAACCCCCAGGCTCATTAGATGACTTCTTGATTCAGCCAGTTCTTGGTCTCATCACCGCCCAGTGGTTGCCTGGCTGAGATCATGAGTGGAGCCTGGAAGTGGCCCTGGCAGGCTGGGAAGCCCTTGACTGGTGAGGGCAGGGTGCGCTGGACTGGTGGCCAGTTGGGGCTGGAGGTTGGTGGTAATTTGGTAATTACCAGTCTTTGGTAATTAAGTAGTTGAAAACAAAGGACAAAGTCCAATGTTACAATGTCAGCCTTGGCCTGAAAAACAGAATTTGCACTTATCCTTAAACATGCTTAACTTTAAGCCACTTGATACAGAAGCgattctttttttctgagccCGTGTCATGTGAGGAGAAGCACCCTTCTAGAAAAACAGCCACTCGGCCCAGCCCTCGGAAGGGACCCAGTGCCGGGGAGACACGGACGCCTTTTTCCCTGTGGTCTGGGCGCTCAGTGTTCATCACAGCCAGGCTCTGACCTGGGCTCCTTTTTACCACACCGTCTACTCAGCAGTTCTATTTATATCAGCACATCCGAGCGGGGACTGCCATTCCTCAAGGACATTGACGCTATCGGAAAGGTCTTAATTCCAAGCCCGAAAGGGATCATCAGCACTACACGCCAGGGGACTCAGTTTCAGCAACTGGCTGTCTAGACACATTTCAGATGGTGATTTTTAAGATGCATGCTAAACGTGTGGTCTTTTGTTTCCTCCAATGATttgtaatatacattttaagactGGAAACTTTTTTGTACAACATCCAATAAAACATTTTGGTTTTAAATTCTGCCCGTGAGTTACTACTCCCACGCCAGGCTGCTGTAGTAGGAGCCCAAGCCACTAGTTAAGCAGATGTCTTAGGACCCCCATCAGACCGCGCGGACCGCTAGTTTTATGCATTCCCCCATCTGATACACCGACACCCCGCAGCGCTCTTGGTCCCCTAATACGGCCTAGCGCTACCAGGTCTGCAAAGAGCAGGGTAAACGCGCTCATCGTCCAGTACACGCGCGGCGGGACCTCTGGGGGGTTGGAGCCTAAGCACGGAGGTGCGGGCCTCTCGACCCGGAGTTCGACACGGAAAGCGGACTTCGGCCCGTTCGCCTCTGCGCGTGCGCGGGAAGTTTCGCGCGGCCTTATGGGACTCGTAGTCCGGACCCTGCTCCCACCCACCGGAACTCCATTTCCCGTGGGGCCCTGGGGCAGCGGACTTCCGGCGTGAGTGCGGGTCGGCGCACGCGGCGGCGGTCCGGTTGACTTTGCGGAGCCATGGAGGGCGGCTTCGGCTCCGATTTCGGGGGCTCCGGCGGGGGGAAGCTGGACCCAGGGCTCATAATGGAGCAGGTGAAAGTGCAGATCGCCGTGGCCAACGCGCAGGAGCTGCTACAGGTCCGGGGCTggccgggggcggggtggggggctgagGGCTGCGGGATCCGCCGGGGCCGGTGTCGCAACTGAGGGCTCGCGTGTCCCCACAGAGGATGACGGACAAGTGCTTCCGGAAGTGTATCGGGAAGCCGGGGGGTTCCCTGGACAATTCGGAGCAGGTAAAACCGGGGTGGCGGGGTCGCGGGGTCGCGGGCTGGACCCTGTAGGGTGGCCTCCGCGCGTGCGCTGACTTAATGAAGAGGCGTGGAGAGGATGCTGCGCGTGCGCAGCCGGGGCGGGGACACCAGCCGCGGTCCAGACCTAAGCGGCTCGCGGGTTCCTTCCCCAGAAGTGCATCGCCATGTGCATGGACCGCTACATGGACGCCTGGAACACCGTGTCACGTGCCTACAACTCGCGGCTGCAGCGGGAACGAGCCAACATGTGACCGCGACGCGCCTGCAGACCAACCCCCCGACCCTTGCCCTACCCCCGGACCCATTTCCATAAACACTGTTTGTGAGGCGGGGTCCTGCATATGCGTACTGCCTACCAGAAGTTTATGAGGACGACATTGGTGCTGGGACCGTTGGGACTCTACCCGTCCTTTCCGCCTAGCCGCCCACTGCTAGGCCGGTGTAGCTTGGATCTTGGTAGGGGCGGCCCTGGCTCCGGGTGCCACCTCTCTTTGTGCGCCTGTTAACGGATTGAGTCGTATGGACCGTTGTGGGGCCTCAACCCGGCTTACGCTGTCTGCCTGGGAGGAGGGTGCTGGTTAACACATCACAAGCTTTATTCAGCTGCCAGAGAATGGAGAAGCTTGAACTAGTTCAGGGCTGAACTTGACAACCCCTGGCGAGAGGGATTTAATTTTAAAGGGAGGAGTGAGGTCAGTGATGGGGAGCCATGTTCATTAGTTTACCTGGGAAGGGGCAGGGCTTTTTTGAGGGAGTGGGGGACCACCTTCTCTTTATCCTGTTTTGGTCTTTTAATGTATGGTACTGGCTGCTATGAGGTGTGTTGTGTAATACGTTCATACAGTAAAATCAACATGTAATGAGATGCAGGGTCTATTGGAGTTTGGATTGCTGCCATCTTGGTCTCAGCTGGTTCcacttgtgtttttctttgtgtgtttgtgtgcgggAAGGGcgcttccttttttatttctggaCCCTTGAACTTAAAGGTTTATGTTAACTCTTGCTAAAAGTGGGGAGAGGGTGTGGTTGGCAGGTTTTGAGCAAATTCCTGGTTTATCCCTGGTGACAAAGCCTCCCCTTTTCTTGTTACTGCTCCTCATTCTTGAGGGGCGCTGGAGGACAGATGGTCTGACTTCCGAAGCTGAGGCTGTTTTTTGCTGAACACACGGGTGTGGTTGTTCCCTAGTTGAGGGGGGCAGAACTGTTCCCTGATGAGCCTAAAATATGTGTGATGGTCACCAGGCTGCAGTCCCATGTACTTGCATCCTTGCATTCGAATCGTCCTGAAGTTTGATGACTTCAAGCTGTTCACTAACGGAAGTCGAGGAGGCAATTAAGGAGGCCCACCCAGAGATGAGCAGGCAGATGATAGCAGTTAGTGGGTAGAGAAATGGAAGAAGCCAGGCTAAGCCAAGGAGGCCTCTGACTAAATGGAGCTTGGATTGGATTTTGGAGTGTGTTATATCTGTGTGACCACTGAGCTTGCTCATACCTGTGTTTTGTATTTACTTTGATCTGACCAGGATTATTGACACCCATGTAGCAGGTCTTAACTGTGCAGACTTCCCCTTCCTCAGGTAGGAGATAATCAAGGGGCAGCCTGTTGTCGAGAATATTTGCTACTGAGTCCAGAGAAGAATGGAGTCCTTGTAAGGCATCGGCCATATTTTTAGACAAGTCTTCTAGGGTCTATGTGAGACTCTGGGAGGCTGCTAGTCAGAGGCTGATGACTGATCCCTCCTCCTGCCACAGTGAGTCCCGTTGCCCTTTGCTCTTGGGGCTGGGAGATGTCATGAATGGTTATATCTGGGTTGTGAGAACTTAGCCGGCCTGGCATGCATTGTGCACAAATTGGGATTTGTCTAAGCGAGGGTGagctggggacttccttggcagtccagtgattgggATTTAGCACTTTCACtgtaggagactggggttcaatccctgattgggaaactaaggTGCCACAAGCTTCGAggcatggtttaaaaaaaaggaggtgATTTAAGGTCTGTGGCAGGTTCACTGGTATATTGAGTGGGTGGCTCAATAACTTCTTTCTCAGGTGTAGGTGATGTCACTTTGGTATGGTGGCCTGTGGAGTCATGCCCTGTAATCGTTCTGCAGAGTGGGTGGTCGAGATTACTTGGGAAGGTCCTGCCCACCTagggtctgggcttcccaggtggctccgtggtaaaagGATCCTCCTggtaatgtaggagatgcaggttcgatccctgggtcgaggaaTTTcgctggatgaggaaatggctactcactccagtattcttgcctagaaaatcacacagacagaggaatctggcaggctacagcagcACCTGGGGGTCTAACTGGTCTTGTGGATTTCCAGCTTCCCAGGTTCTCAAACCCAGTCCCCAGGGAGAAAAGGATGTGAAGTGATGTCAGGGGAGGCAGTTCCAAATCCCTGTAGGTGTGTACAGCTCTGACTCTCCTCTCTAAGGCATGTTTCAGTGCGTCTGTCTCCCTGAGGTGGGTTTTGGAGCTGGGTCCTAGAGGAAGGGGCACCCGTCACATGCCCCCACGTGAACCCCACCTGCGTGTTCCTTGGGGGCTGTCCATGTTCTCACAAGTGCTCTAGGGGAGGGAGAGCCAGGGCAGGTGAGTGTCTGGACATCGTTTGGCTGAGTTTCTTTTTAGGGTttgatttgttttacttttcccGACAATTGTGGTCTCCAAGTGGCATGAAAAGCCCACTTAATTCCTAGAATGTTAAAGAGTTCCGTAGAAATTTGGGAAACAATGGTGGGCCTGTTGTGACTCTGGATAGACTTGGGGAGCCCAAACCGAGGGGTTATTTCCTTGAGCAGggtcttggagaattccagggcagTATCCGTTTGGGTGGGGCATGTCTCTATCGAGCTGGCAAGGGTGTCGGTGACAGTCAGCAAACGTCTGACGTTTCCTTGTGTCCAGGGCATCCCTAGAAAATCAGTCTGCCAGTCTTGACCTGGATGTGTGGCTCTATCCCACGTGGGGGTCACTCCGTTGACCTTGCGGGGGGTGGGTGAGTGTTGGGCTTATTCCGGAGGCAGACAAAGTGAGCTCCGACCCCATTTAAGGAGACTGGAGAACAGGGATGGTCGTGGACTTGATGAGCCACTGACATGGGGCCTCCTGACTGTCCTGTGTACTCAGGTGAGCTGCCCGGATGGCCTGCAGTGTGATGGCCGACAGGAGGGACAGCTGCCCATGACCAGTAACCATCCACCCCAGGCACTCAGGGCTTTTAAGATATCACCATCTGAAAGCCTGCTGCCATTGTTCTGGGGTGTAGACGGCAGCATATCGAAGTCCATGATCCCCTCTCCACTTGTTCAGCTGCTGTGTCTCCCCTgttatttccttttgttattcCTGCATTTCCCCCTTGATAGGGTCTGTGGTGAGTGACCGCTGCCTCCATTGGCTTTAGAGTCAGTGTAGCTGCAGACAGCTTGCCCTTTCCCCAACTTTAGTGCCCTGGCTTGTACGCAGAGCAGCCAGAGGGCAGAGCTTTAGCGTCCTCTGCTAGAGTGATAGACCCAGGGCATGCCCTCCCTTGCATTTCCATCTTTTGTGAAGCTCCTTCCATGGGTGAAACACTCGGATTCTGCAGGTCCAGCCTCCGGGGGTGACCCTGTCCCATGACTTCCTCCCGATCACAGGTTAACCTTGGACCTGGCTGAGGGTGCAGGCAGGCGTGGTGAGGACATTGCAGGGCCCCCGTCACCAGCAGGTCATCTAGAAGTGCAACTTGGGTTCCACCCTGTCTGCCCCCTGCTGCTTTCCTTATGAACGGCTGGACATGGTCGGTGGGGTGGGGAGCTTCAGATGGTCAGGAGCTATCCAGAAGTTAATCCTCACCTCTCTCAGGAGCCGAGAATTAACAGCTACAGCCTGTGAGCACAAGGCAGTCCTTCAGAACTTTGGTCCAGTTGTTCAGAATAGGCTGCAGCCTGAGTCAGAGGCCTGGGgagttcttctgtgtgtgtgtacgtggcTCTCCTGGtgagttctgtgtgtgtgtgtgtgtgtctcttggTGAGTTcttccatatgtgtgtgtacatgcatgtgaaTGGAGCTGTGAATGGGTCCCATGAAGCTAATGCAGGGAACGTTCCAGGAGCACTTGGTCACAGTCAGGGGTCCACTCTAAAGGGTCAGGctccttcacttttaaaaaatttttgtttatttctggctatgctgggtcttgttgctgcgtgggcctttctctagttggggagaGCGGGGACttctctccagctgcagtgcacCGGTTTCTCCTTGCACTTGCGCGTTTGTCACGGGGCGTGGACTCCAGAGGGCATgtgcttcagtagctgcggcccctgggctcagtggttgggctcagtggttgctctgtggcatgtgggaccttccccagaccagggat
The nucleotide sequence above comes from Bos indicus isolate NIAB-ARS_2022 breed Sahiwal x Tharparkar chromosome 7, NIAB-ARS_B.indTharparkar_mat_pri_1.0, whole genome shotgun sequence. Encoded proteins:
- the LMNB2 gene encoding lamin-B2; protein product: MSPPSRGRRSEQRGPRTAAAAAAAMATPQPGRAGGPSTPLSPTRLSRLQEKEELRELNDRLAHYIDRVRALELENDRLQLKISEREEVTTREVSGIKTLYEAELADARRVLDETARDRACLQIEMGKLRAELEEATKSAKKREGELTVAQGRVRDLESVFHRSEAELAAALSDKRTLENDVAELRAQLAKAEDGHAVAKKQLEKETLMRVDLENRCQSLQEELAFRKDVFEEEVRETRRRHERRLVEVDSSRQQEYDFKMAQALEELRAQHDEQVRLYRLELEQTYQAKLDNAKLSSDQNDKAASAAREELKEARMRVESLSYQLSSLQKQASAAEDRIRELEETVAGERDKFRKMLDAKEREMMEVRDMMQQQLAEYQELLDVKLALDMEISAYRKLLEGEEERLKLSPSPSSRITISRATTSSSGSSVATAGRPGRSKRKRLEVEEPPGTGSSGLGSSSSTSSGGSFHLAQQASASGSVSIEEIDLEGRFVQLKNSSDKDQSLGNWRIKRQVLEGEEISYKFTPKYVLRAGQTVTVWAAGAGVAHSPPSTLVWKSQNSWGTGESFRTTLVNADGEEVAMRTVKQSSVVRETENGEEGEDEAAEFGEEDLFHQQGDPRTTSRGCRVM
- the TIMM13 gene encoding mitochondrial import inner membrane translocase subunit Tim13 translates to MEGGFGSDFGGSGGGKLDPGLIMEQVKVQIAVANAQELLQRMTDKCFRKCIGKPGGSLDNSEQKCIAMCMDRYMDAWNTVSRAYNSRLQRERANM